The following proteins come from a genomic window of Cronobacter muytjensii ATCC 51329:
- a CDS encoding 1,2-dihydroxy-3-keto-5-methylthiopentene dioxygenase, whose translation MSALTIFADNDAREPLWQSTDAEAIREQLNAQGVRFERWQADRELGDNPTPEAVLNAYQHAIDRLVAEKGYQSWDVISMRADNPQKEAMRGKFLNEHTHGEDEVRFFVEGAGLFCLHIGDKIYQVLCEKNDLISVPAGTPHWFDMGSQPHFTAIRIFDNPEGWIANFTGSPIAESYPRLA comes from the coding sequence ATGAGCGCATTGACGATTTTTGCCGATAATGATGCCCGCGAACCGCTGTGGCAGAGCACCGATGCAGAGGCGATTCGCGAACAGCTTAACGCACAGGGCGTGCGGTTCGAGCGCTGGCAGGCCGACCGCGAGCTCGGCGATAACCCAACGCCGGAGGCGGTGTTAAACGCTTATCAACATGCGATCGACAGGCTGGTGGCGGAAAAGGGCTATCAGAGCTGGGATGTCATCAGCATGCGCGCCGATAACCCGCAAAAAGAGGCGATGCGCGGCAAATTTCTCAACGAACATACCCACGGCGAAGACGAAGTGCGGTTTTTCGTCGAAGGCGCGGGGCTGTTTTGCCTCCATATCGGCGACAAAATCTACCAGGTGTTATGCGAGAAAAACGATTTGATCTCGGTGCCGGCAGGTACGCCGCACTGGTTTGATATGGGCTCGCAGCCGCATTTCACGGCGATCCGCATTTTCGATAATCCCGAAGGATGGATTGCGAACTTCACCGGCAGCCCCATCGCCGAAAGTTACCCGCGCCTCGCGTAA
- the ahpC gene encoding alkyl hydroperoxide reductase subunit C, giving the protein MSLINTKIKPFKNMAFKNGEFIEVTEKNTEGRWSVFFFYPADFTFVCPTELGDVADHYEELQKLGVDVYSVSTDTHFTHKAWHSSSETIAKIQYAMIGDPTGALTRNFEIMREDEGLADRGTFIVDPQGVIQAIEITAEGIGRDASDLLRKIKAAQYVASHPGEVCPAKWKEGEATLAPSLDLVGKI; this is encoded by the coding sequence ATGTCCTTGATTAATACCAAAATCAAACCTTTCAAAAACATGGCGTTCAAAAACGGTGAGTTCATCGAAGTTACCGAGAAAAACACTGAAGGCCGCTGGAGCGTATTCTTCTTCTATCCGGCTGACTTTACTTTCGTATGCCCGACCGAACTGGGCGACGTGGCTGACCATTACGAAGAGCTGCAGAAACTGGGCGTAGACGTTTACTCCGTTTCTACTGACACCCACTTCACCCACAAAGCATGGCACAGCAGCTCCGAAACCATCGCGAAAATCCAGTACGCGATGATCGGCGACCCGACTGGCGCCCTGACCCGTAACTTCGAAATCATGCGTGAAGACGAAGGTCTGGCTGACCGCGGTACTTTCATCGTTGACCCGCAGGGCGTTATCCAGGCTATCGAAATTACTGCTGAAGGCATCGGCCGCGACGCGTCTGACCTGCTGCGTAAAATCAAAGCAGCTCAGTACGTTGCTTCTCACCCAGGCGAAGTGTGCCCGGCTAAGTGGAAAGAAGGCGAAGCGACGCTGGCTCCGTCTCTGGACCTGGTTGGCAAAATCTAA
- a CDS encoding pyridoxal phosphate-dependent aminotransferase → MSHTPLTPESKLPALGTTIFTRMSALAQQHQAINLSQGFPDFDGPRCLQSRLAHHVAAGANQYAPMTGVQALREAIVDKTEALYGYRPDASLDVTVTAGATEALYGAITALVRPGDEVICFDPSYDSYAPAVALSGGVLKRIALTPPDFSVDWQQFPEWLSDRTRLVILNTPHNPSATVWRKADFAALWAAIAEREIYVLSDEVYEHICFADEGHASVLAHPQLRERAIAVSSFGKTYHMTGWKVGYCVAPAALSAELRKVHQYLTFSVNTPAQLALADMLRAEPAHYLDLPAFYRARRDTFIQALAGSRFKILPCEGTYFLLADYSAISSLDDVSFCEWLTTEAGVAAIPLSVFCEAPFPHKLIRLCFAKQEATLLAAAERLARL, encoded by the coding sequence ATGAGCCACACCCCGTTGACGCCAGAAAGCAAGCTGCCCGCGCTGGGCACGACCATTTTTACCCGTATGAGCGCGCTGGCGCAGCAGCATCAGGCGATTAATCTGTCGCAAGGATTCCCGGATTTCGACGGCCCGCGCTGTTTGCAGTCGCGGCTCGCGCACCACGTGGCGGCGGGCGCAAACCAGTACGCGCCAATGACCGGCGTACAGGCGCTGCGCGAGGCGATTGTCGATAAAACCGAGGCGCTCTACGGTTATCGCCCGGACGCCAGCCTTGACGTGACCGTCACGGCAGGCGCGACCGAAGCGCTCTATGGCGCCATTACGGCGCTGGTGCGCCCTGGCGATGAGGTCATCTGCTTTGACCCGAGCTATGACAGCTACGCGCCCGCAGTGGCGCTCTCTGGCGGCGTGCTGAAGCGCATCGCGCTGACGCCGCCCGACTTTAGCGTCGACTGGCAGCAGTTCCCGGAATGGTTAAGCGATCGCACCCGGCTGGTTATCCTCAATACGCCACATAACCCCTCCGCCACGGTCTGGCGCAAAGCGGATTTCGCAGCGCTCTGGGCGGCGATTGCGGAGCGTGAAATCTATGTGTTGAGCGATGAAGTCTATGAGCACATCTGCTTTGCCGACGAGGGGCACGCCAGTGTGCTGGCGCATCCACAGCTGCGCGAGCGGGCGATTGCGGTGTCATCGTTCGGCAAGACCTATCACATGACCGGCTGGAAAGTGGGGTACTGCGTGGCGCCCGCGGCGCTCAGCGCCGAGCTTCGCAAAGTGCACCAGTACCTGACGTTTTCGGTCAACACCCCGGCGCAGCTGGCGCTGGCGGATATGCTGCGCGCCGAGCCGGCGCACTATCTTGATCTGCCCGCGTTTTACCGGGCGCGGCGCGACACGTTTATTCAGGCCCTCGCGGGAAGCCGCTTTAAGATTTTGCCCTGTGAAGGCACCTACTTTTTACTGGCGGATTACAGCGCGATTTCCTCACTGGATGACGTCAGCTTTTGCGAATGGCTGACCACGGAGGCGGGCGTCGCCGCCATTCCGCTGTCGGTATTCTGCGAGGCGCCATTCCCGCACAAACTCATCCGGTTATGCTTCGCCAAGCAAGAGGCGACGCTGCTGGCCGCGGCAGAACGGCTGGCGCGTTTATAA
- the uspG gene encoding universal stress protein UspG: MYNTILMPVDVFELELSDKAIAHAEFLAQQAGIIHLLHVLPGSANLSLHRFAADIRRFEEHLEAEANARLQTLKHHFTLPEDRLRSHIRFGSVRDEVNAMAKELRADVVVIGSRDPSISTHLLGSNASSVVRHAHVPVFVVR, encoded by the coding sequence ATGTACAACACTATTCTGATGCCTGTTGATGTGTTTGAACTGGAACTGAGCGACAAAGCGATTGCCCATGCGGAATTTCTGGCGCAGCAGGCTGGGATTATTCATCTGCTACATGTATTGCCCGGCTCGGCCAACCTGAGCCTCCACCGCTTCGCCGCCGATATCCGCCGGTTTGAAGAGCATCTTGAAGCCGAGGCGAATGCGCGCCTGCAAACCCTGAAGCACCATTTCACCCTGCCGGAAGACCGTCTGCGCAGCCATATCCGGTTCGGCAGCGTGCGCGATGAAGTTAACGCGATGGCGAAAGAGTTACGCGCCGACGTGGTGGTCATCGGTTCGCGCGATCCGTCGATAAGCACCCACCTGTTAGGCTCAAACGCCTCAAGTGTGGTGCGCCACGCCCATGTGCCGGTTTTTGTGGTGCGGTAA
- the mtnC gene encoding acireductone synthase, which produces MIRAIVTDIEGTTTDIRFVHNVLFPYARERLERFIRSGEQREPVNLLLNELRGEIHQPAASVDQLIDTLFKFMDEDRKSPALKSIQGHIWREGYVNGDFTGHLYPDVVPALRRWSDQDIDIFIYSSGSVPAQKLLFSYSDEGDVSGLLSGFFDTQVGAKRQVSSYRNISMKTGVPVHQMLFLSDIHEELDAAREAGWKTLQLIRGEPDPQSTHPQVSRFDDIHPEQIPT; this is translated from the coding sequence ATGATCCGCGCCATTGTTACCGATATTGAAGGCACCACGACCGATATCCGCTTCGTTCATAACGTCCTGTTTCCGTATGCGCGCGAGCGTCTGGAGCGCTTTATCCGCTCAGGCGAGCAGCGCGAACCGGTGAATCTGCTGCTTAACGAACTGCGCGGCGAGATCCACCAGCCGGCAGCGTCAGTCGATCAGCTGATTGACACCCTCTTCAAATTTATGGATGAAGATCGTAAATCCCCGGCGCTGAAATCCATTCAGGGCCATATCTGGCGCGAAGGTTATGTAAATGGCGATTTCACCGGCCACCTCTACCCGGACGTCGTACCCGCGCTGCGCCGCTGGAGCGATCAGGATATCGATATCTTCATCTACTCTTCCGGCTCCGTTCCGGCGCAAAAACTGCTGTTCAGTTACAGCGATGAAGGCGACGTTTCGGGGCTGCTGAGCGGCTTTTTCGACACCCAGGTCGGCGCTAAACGCCAGGTGTCGTCCTACCGCAATATCTCCATGAAAACTGGCGTGCCGGTGCATCAGATGCTGTTTCTCTCGGATATCCATGAAGAGCTGGACGCCGCGCGTGAGGCGGGCTGGAAAACCCTTCAGCTGATTCGCGGCGAGCCGGATCCGCAAAGCACCCACCCCCAGGTTTCCCGTTTCGATGACATCCACCCGGAGCAGATCCCGACATGA
- the citR gene encoding DNA-binding transcriptional repressor CitR — MANLQDLKKFDLNLLVIFECIYLHRSVSKAAEALFLTPSAISQSLQRLRNQLNDPLFVRSGKGITPTTVGTNLHHYLEDNLNQLEQTINMMQGAPLRKNFVLYCPPSLAADHLPELVSAFRELYDFELEHYDTTLASETAEDLLAYRKADLIIGMTPVVSHSMICKHCFSEETVLVCGENHPRLGERADEAALAQEKFTLFNGTEEGQKHFHVKSSELIGERQIAFTSNSPSAIMAVIGKTDFVGILPVSTLRRYRSVFRLRPVALNITLPQIDYYLIYNRSSLTNASFVNFVSRIEQHFLHDVPAALKQGGAPPDQPTL, encoded by the coding sequence ATGGCAAATTTGCAGGATCTGAAAAAGTTCGACCTCAATCTTCTGGTTATTTTTGAGTGTATCTATTTACATCGTAGCGTCAGCAAGGCGGCTGAAGCGCTGTTTCTCACGCCCTCGGCGATAAGCCAGTCGTTGCAGCGCCTGCGCAACCAGCTTAACGATCCGCTGTTTGTCCGCTCCGGCAAAGGCATCACGCCCACCACCGTCGGCACCAATCTGCATCACTATCTCGAAGACAATCTGAATCAGCTTGAGCAGACCATCAATATGATGCAGGGCGCGCCGCTGCGTAAAAACTTCGTGCTCTACTGCCCGCCGTCGCTGGCGGCGGATCATCTGCCGGAGTTAGTGAGCGCGTTTCGTGAGCTTTACGATTTCGAACTGGAGCATTACGACACCACGCTCGCCAGCGAAACCGCAGAAGATTTGCTGGCCTATCGCAAAGCCGATCTGATAATCGGCATGACGCCTGTCGTCAGCCATTCAATGATCTGCAAACACTGCTTTAGCGAGGAGACCGTGCTGGTGTGCGGCGAAAACCATCCGCGGCTGGGGGAGCGCGCCGACGAGGCCGCGCTGGCGCAGGAAAAATTCACGTTGTTTAACGGCACCGAAGAGGGTCAGAAACACTTCCACGTGAAGTCATCCGAGCTTATCGGCGAGCGGCAAATCGCGTTTACCAGTAACTCGCCGTCGGCGATCATGGCGGTAATTGGCAAAACCGACTTTGTCGGCATTCTGCCCGTTTCCACGCTGCGCCGCTACCGCTCGGTCTTCCGGCTGCGGCCAGTGGCGCTGAACATCACTCTGCCGCAGATAGACTACTACCTTATCTACAACCGCTCATCGTTAACCAACGCGTCGTTCGTGAACTTCGTGTCGCGGATAGAACAGCATTTTCTGCACGATGTGCCCGCCGCGCTAAAACAGGGCGGCGCGCCACCGGATCAGCCGACCTTATAA
- a CDS encoding zinc-dependent alcohol dehydrogenase, producing the protein MKALTYHGPHNVKVENVPDPIIEAQDDIILRVTATAICGSDLHLYRGKIPQVHHGDIFGHEFMGEVVETGSAVKDIRRGDRVVIPFVIACGECFFCKLQQYSACETTNKGTGAALNKKQIPAPAALFGYSHLYGGIPGGQAEYVRVPKGNVGPFRVPPVLSDDKALFLSDILPTAWQAVKNGQVQKGSQVAIYGAGPVGLLSAACARLMGAEQIFMVDHNDYRLAFAKERYGVIPINFDDNDDPAAFIIENTPGNRGVDAVIDAVGFEAKGSLTETVLSNLKIEGSSGKALRQCIAAVRRGGVVSVPGVYAGFIHGFLFGDAFDKGISFKMGQTHVHAFLPELLPLIEQGLLTPEEIVTHYLPLEDAARGYKIFEKREEECRKVILVPGAATPEAARDKVTALMNAPLQP; encoded by the coding sequence ATGAAGGCGTTAACCTACCACGGGCCGCATAACGTTAAAGTTGAAAATGTCCCGGACCCGATTATCGAGGCGCAGGACGACATTATTCTGCGCGTCACGGCCACCGCGATTTGCGGTTCCGACTTACACCTCTATCGCGGCAAAATTCCGCAGGTGCATCATGGCGATATTTTCGGCCATGAATTTATGGGCGAAGTGGTGGAAACCGGCAGCGCGGTGAAAGATATCCGCCGTGGCGACCGTGTAGTGATCCCGTTTGTTATCGCCTGCGGGGAGTGTTTTTTCTGCAAGCTGCAGCAATATTCCGCCTGTGAGACCACCAACAAAGGCACCGGCGCGGCGCTGAATAAAAAACAGATCCCGGCGCCCGCCGCGCTGTTTGGCTACAGCCACCTCTATGGCGGCATCCCGGGCGGCCAGGCGGAATATGTCCGCGTGCCGAAGGGCAATGTCGGGCCGTTCAGGGTGCCGCCGGTGCTCTCCGACGATAAAGCGCTGTTCCTCTCTGACATTCTGCCGACCGCCTGGCAGGCCGTGAAAAACGGCCAGGTGCAGAAGGGCTCACAGGTAGCGATTTACGGCGCAGGCCCGGTCGGGCTTCTGAGCGCCGCCTGCGCGCGGCTGATGGGGGCCGAGCAGATTTTTATGGTCGACCATAACGACTATCGTCTCGCGTTTGCCAAAGAGCGCTACGGCGTTATCCCGATCAATTTTGACGACAACGACGATCCGGCGGCGTTCATTATCGAAAACACGCCGGGCAACCGCGGCGTGGACGCGGTCATTGATGCGGTTGGCTTCGAAGCCAAAGGCAGCCTGACAGAAACCGTGCTGTCGAATCTCAAAATCGAAGGCAGCAGCGGCAAAGCGCTGCGCCAGTGCATCGCGGCGGTGCGCCGCGGCGGCGTGGTGAGCGTGCCGGGCGTGTACGCGGGCTTTATCCACGGCTTCCTGTTTGGCGATGCGTTTGATAAAGGCATCAGCTTCAAAATGGGCCAGACGCATGTGCATGCGTTCCTGCCGGAGCTGCTGCCGCTTATCGAGCAAGGGCTGCTGACACCTGAGGAGATAGTGACGCACTATCTGCCGCTCGAAGACGCCGCGCGCGGCTATAAGATTTTCGAGAAGCGAGAAGAGGAGTGCCGCAAGGTGATTCTGGTGCCGGGCGCGGCGACGCCGGAGGCGGCGCGCGATAAAGTCACCGCGCTGATGAATGCGCCGTTGCAGCCGTAG
- a CDS encoding methylthioribulose 1-phosphate dehydratase → MSKESQLEQLVAACHWIGAKGWAPATGGNMSLREDARWCWLSESGKDKGSLTPDDFLQVEIATSRAPSGRKPSAETGLHTLIYRLFPETNCVLHVHTVNATVLSRVEKSDTLRLTGYEMQKSLAGQTTHLDDVPVAIFDNDQDIGALAERIAHHHRQFPLRYGFLLRGHGLTCWGEDVVQARRHLEGLEFLFECEMQRRLLERA, encoded by the coding sequence ATGAGTAAAGAGAGCCAACTGGAGCAACTGGTGGCGGCCTGCCACTGGATCGGCGCAAAGGGCTGGGCGCCCGCCACCGGCGGCAATATGTCGCTGCGTGAAGACGCGCGCTGGTGCTGGCTGAGCGAGTCGGGCAAAGATAAAGGCAGCCTGACGCCGGACGATTTTTTACAGGTGGAAATCGCCACCTCGCGCGCGCCGTCTGGCCGTAAACCCTCCGCCGAGACCGGCCTGCATACCCTGATTTATCGCCTCTTCCCTGAGACAAACTGCGTGCTGCATGTGCATACCGTCAACGCAACGGTGCTCTCCCGCGTGGAGAAAAGCGACACGCTGCGCCTTACCGGTTACGAGATGCAGAAATCGCTTGCCGGACAAACCACCCATCTTGATGACGTGCCTGTTGCCATTTTCGATAACGATCAGGATATTGGTGCTCTGGCGGAGCGCATTGCGCATCATCACCGCCAGTTTCCGCTGCGCTACGGTTTTTTGCTGCGCGGCCACGGGCTGACCTGCTGGGGGGAAGATGTCGTGCAAGCGCGTCGCCATCTGGAGGGGCTCGAATTCCTGTTTGAATGTGAAATGCAGCGACGCCTGCTGGAGAGAGCATGA
- the ahpF gene encoding alkyl hydroperoxide reductase subunit F, whose protein sequence is MLDTNMKTQLKAYLERLTKPVELVATLDDSAKSAEIKELLTEIAELSDKVSFREDNTLAARKPSFLITNPGSTQGPSFAGSPLGHEFTSLVLALLWTGGHPSKEAQSLLEQIRDLDGDFEFETYYSLSCHNCPDVVQALNLMAVLNPRIKHTAIDGAVFQNEITERNVMGVPAVFMNGVEFGSGRMTLAEIVAKVDTGAEKRAAEELNQRDAYDVLIVGSGPAGAAAAVYSARKGIRTGLMGERFGGQVLDTVDIENYISVPKTEGQKLAGALKAHVDDYDVDVIDTQSATKLIPAASEGGLHQIETASGAVLKARSVIVATGAKWRNMGVPGEDQYRTKGVTYCPHCDGPLFKGKRVAVIGGGNSGVEAAIDLAGIVEHVTLLEFAPEMKADQVLQDKLRSLKNVDIILNAMTTEVKGDGTKLTGLDYQDRVTGSVKHLEVAGIFVQIGLLPNTTWLDGAIERNRMGEIIIDAKCETSVKGVFAAGDCTTVPYKQIIIATGEGAKASLSAFDYLIRTKTA, encoded by the coding sequence ATGCTCGACACAAACATGAAAACCCAGCTCAAGGCGTATCTTGAGCGTCTGACAAAGCCTGTTGAGTTAGTGGCCACGCTGGATGACAGCGCGAAATCAGCAGAAATCAAAGAACTGCTGACAGAAATCGCTGAGCTGTCTGACAAAGTCTCCTTCCGGGAAGACAACACGCTCGCGGCGCGTAAACCTTCATTCTTAATCACCAACCCAGGCTCAACCCAGGGCCCGAGCTTTGCGGGCTCGCCGCTCGGCCACGAGTTTACCTCGCTGGTGCTGGCGCTGCTGTGGACCGGCGGTCATCCGTCGAAAGAGGCGCAGTCGCTGCTGGAGCAGATCCGCGATCTGGATGGCGATTTTGAGTTCGAAACATATTATTCGCTCTCCTGCCACAACTGCCCGGATGTCGTGCAGGCGCTGAACCTGATGGCGGTGCTGAACCCGCGCATCAAGCACACCGCTATCGATGGCGCGGTGTTCCAGAATGAAATCACCGAGCGCAACGTAATGGGCGTGCCGGCGGTGTTCATGAACGGCGTGGAGTTCGGCTCCGGTCGTATGACGCTTGCGGAGATTGTGGCGAAAGTCGACACCGGTGCTGAAAAACGCGCGGCGGAAGAGCTGAACCAGCGTGACGCGTACGACGTGCTGATCGTCGGCTCCGGCCCGGCGGGCGCGGCGGCGGCGGTATACTCCGCACGTAAAGGCATCCGCACCGGTCTGATGGGCGAGCGTTTCGGCGGCCAGGTGCTGGACACTGTGGATATCGAAAACTACATCTCCGTGCCGAAAACCGAAGGTCAGAAACTGGCGGGCGCCCTGAAAGCGCACGTAGACGACTACGACGTTGACGTTATCGATACCCAGAGCGCGACGAAGCTTATTCCGGCGGCGAGCGAAGGCGGCCTGCATCAGATTGAAACCGCTTCCGGCGCGGTGCTGAAAGCGCGCAGCGTTATTGTGGCGACCGGCGCGAAATGGCGCAACATGGGCGTGCCTGGCGAAGATCAGTATCGCACCAAAGGCGTGACCTACTGCCCGCACTGCGACGGCCCGCTGTTTAAAGGCAAACGCGTTGCGGTGATCGGCGGCGGTAACTCCGGCGTGGAAGCGGCGATTGATCTGGCGGGTATCGTTGAGCACGTAACTCTGCTGGAGTTCGCACCGGAAATGAAAGCCGACCAGGTACTGCAGGACAAACTGCGCAGCCTGAAAAATGTCGACATCATCCTGAACGCGATGACCACCGAAGTGAAAGGCGACGGCACGAAGCTGACGGGTCTGGATTATCAGGACCGCGTGACCGGCTCCGTGAAGCATCTGGAAGTGGCGGGGATCTTCGTTCAGATAGGTCTGCTGCCGAACACCACCTGGCTGGACGGCGCGATTGAGCGTAACCGTATGGGCGAAATCATCATCGACGCCAAATGCGAAACCAGCGTGAAAGGCGTGTTCGCGGCCGGCGACTGCACCACTGTGCCGTACAAACAGATTATCATCGCCACCGGCGAAGGCGCGAAAGCGTCGCTGAGCGCGTTTGATTACCTGATTCGCACGAAAACCGCGTAA